A region of Panicum virgatum strain AP13 chromosome 8N, P.virgatum_v5, whole genome shotgun sequence DNA encodes the following proteins:
- the LOC120686243 gene encoding NDR1/HIN1-like protein 1: MSKDCGNHGDDDFKQSLRRLLGVLLVLALLVGLIALIVYLVLRPTHPRFILQDAALRQLDLSNGSAPLLSTAVQVTVASRNPNGRVGVHYDRLDVYASYKYQQVTLASRLPPLYQGHGDVDVWSPVLTGPNVPFAPFLADAMRKDIATGYLIMEVRIDGRVRWKVGSWTSGHYHIFVTCPAYFIGSGTSSVVGAHGLRFQTATYCRVEV; the protein is encoded by the coding sequence ATGAGCAAGGACTGCGGCAAccacggcgacgacgacttcaAGCAGAGCCTCCGGCGCCTGCTGGGCGTCCTCCTGGTGCTCGCCCTCCTCGTCGGCCTCATCGCGCTCATCGTCTACCTGGTCCTGCGCCCCACGCACCCGCGCTTCATCCTCCAGGACGCCGcgctccgccagctcgacctCTCCAACGGCTCGGCGCCGCTGCTCTCCACGGCGGTCCAGgtcaccgtcgcctcccgcAACCCCAACGGCCGCGTCGGCGTGCACTACGACCGCCTCGACGTCTACGCCTCCTACAAGTACCAGCAGGTCACGCTCGCGTCCAGGCTCCCGCCGCTGTACCAGGGCCACGGCGACGTCGACGTCTGGTCGCCGGTGCTGACCGGCCCGAACGTGCCCTTCGCGCCGTTCCTCGCCGACGCCATGAGGAAGGACATCGCCACCGGGTACCTCATCATGGAGGTCAGGATCGACGGCCGCGTCCGGTGGAAGGTCGGCAGCTGGACGTCCGGCCACTACCACATCTTCGTCACCTGCCCGGCCTACTTCATCGGCAGCGGCACATCCAGCGTCGTCGGTGCGCACGGGCTCAGGTTCCAGACGGCCACCTACTGCCGCGTCGAGGTCTAG
- the LOC120686150 gene encoding MAGE-like protein 2 — MQPSSSSSSSAHPPDHPGAKPPAPPAPAMGYPANPSPNGNPAPAAAYFAAAAPPPSAAGPPNGTAAFGVAYPYPAPPHHPPPPHHPYPYPPPPPHHHHHYAPHPPPPTCLRRLLAAVVGAFLLLGAATFIVWLLLRPRAPAFSLTSLALSGVAYSPSNSSLSATFDAALLAANPNAKLSVTYFSPLASVSFAPSSPIAVASLAPFSQGPGNTTTLAFRLVVDDAYVGPDDAAPLRSGGGGGAVGVQVRLMAVAVFDRGGWRTRRRVMRVMCDGVQVVFRGKNSTEAAFSGPPRRCDVVL, encoded by the coding sequence ATgcagccctcctcctcctcctcctcctccgcgcaccCGCCGGACCACCCCGGCGCCAAGCCCCCGGCCCCTCCGGCGCCCGCCATGGGCTACCCCGCCAACCCTTCCCCCAACGGgaaccccgcccccgccgccgcctacttcgccgccgccgcgccgcctccctccgccgcgGGGCCCCCCAACGGCACCGCGGCCTTCGGCGTCGCCTACCCTTACCCCGCTCCCCcgcaccacccgccgccgccccaccacCCCTACCcctacccgccgccgccgccgcaccaccaccaccactacgcgccccacccgccgccgcccacctgcctgcgccgcctcctcgcggcCGTCGTCggcgccttcctcctcctcggcgccgccaCCTTCATCGTCTGgctgctcctccgcccgcgcgcgcccgccttCTCCCTCACCTCCCTCGCGCTCTCCGGCGTCGCCTACTCCCCCTCCaactcctccctctccgccaccttcgacgccgcgctcctcgccgccaaccCCAACGCCAAGCTCTCCGTCACCTACTTCTCGCCCCTCGCCTCCGTCTCCTTCGCGCCCTCCTCCCCGATCGCCGTCGCCTCGCTCGCGCCCTTCAGCCAGGGCCCCGGGAACACCACCACGCTCGCCTTCCGCCTCGTCGTCGACGACGCCTACGTGGGGCCTGACGATGCCGCCCCGCTCAggagcggcgggggcgggggcgccgtCGGCGTCCAGGTCCGGCTCATGGCCGTTGCCGTCTTCGACAGAGGGGGCTGGCGCACGCGACGCAGGGTCATGAGGGTTATGTGCGACGGCGTGCAGGTGGTTTTCCGCGGGAAGAACTCCACCGAGGCAGCGTTCAGCGGCCCGCCGAGACGGTGCGATGTCGTGTTGTGA
- the LOC120686187 gene encoding exocyst complex component EXO70A1-like has product MAVGALPRTMDALSRRAAMLRDSLRRSQGNTDGMVAILGSFDHRLSALEAAMRPTQVRTHAIRTAHENIDRTIKAADSILSQFDLARRAEAAILRGPHEDLESYLEAVEVLKGIVRFFNSNKNFKSSDSVLNHVNNLLAKSTMKIEEEFKQLMSTYSKPIEPDRLFDCLPKSMRPTKAEQEADGGGHSDHQSKGLETAIYRTPTLIPPRILPLMNDIAQQLVQAGNQQSCYKIYRDSRASALEMSLRKLGVEKLSKDDVQKMQWEALEAKIGNWIHFMRIAVKLLLAGERKICDQIFDGVNFNKGHCFAELTANSVLTLFSFGDAVAKSKRSPEKLFVLLDMYEVMRELQPEIDEIFEGKPCIEMREAASSLTKRLAQTAQETFADFEEAVEKDASKTIVQDGTVHPLTSYVINYVKFLFDYQSTLKLLFLEFDSGTEAESQLAAVTTRIMQALQNNLDGKSKQYKDPALTYLFLMNNVHYMVRSVRRSEAKDILGDDWIQRHRRIVQQNANQYKRVAWAKILQTLSVQGAGSSGDLSSSGVSRAMIKERFKSFNMQFEELHAKQSQWIVPDQELRESLRLAVAEVLLPAYRSFIKRFGNLVENNKNPQKYVRYSPEAVDQLLGQFFEGQQWAEQKR; this is encoded by the exons ATGGCGGTGGGGGCGCTGCCGCGGACGATGGACGCGCTGTCGCGGCGGGCGGCCATGCTGCGGGACTCGCTGCGGAGGAGCCAGGGGAACACGGACGGCATGGTCGCCATCCTCGGCTCCTTCGACCACCGCCTCTCCGCGCTCGAGGCCGCCATGCGCCCCACCCAG GTGAGGACGCACGCGATCCGGACGGCGCACGAGAACATCGACCGGACGATCAAGGCCGCCGACAGCATCCTCTCGCAGTTCGACCTTGCCCGCCGG GCTGAGGCGGCAATACTGAGGGGTCCCCATGAGGATTTGGAGAGCTACCTTGAGGCAGTGGAGGTGCTCAAAGGCATTGTTCGCTTCTTTAACTCGAATAAGAACTTCAAGAGCAGTGATTCTGTTTTGAATCATGTCAATAACCTGTTAGCCAAGTCTACtatgaagattgaagaggaATTTAAGCAGCTGATGAGTACATACAG cAAACCTATTGAGCCTGATCGCCTGTTTGATTGTCTCCCCAAGTCTATGCGGCCAACAAAAGCTGAGCAGGAGGCTGATGGAGGCGGCCACTCTGATCATCAATCCAAAGGTTTGGAGACTGCCATATACAGGACCCCAACACTAATTCCTCCCAGAATATTGCCTCTCATGAATGACATAGCTCAGCAGTTGGTTCAGGCTGGAAATCAGCAGTCTTGCTACAAAATCTACAG AGATTCCCGGGCTTCAGCACTAGAAATGAGCCTTCGGAAGCTAGGAGTGGAAAAGCTTAGTAAAGATGATGTACAAAAAATGCAATGGGAGGCTTTGGAGGCTAAAATTGGAAATTGGATACACTTTATGCGAATTGCG GTCAAATTACTACTAGCAGGGGAAAGAAAAATCTGTGATCAGATTTTTGATGGCGTCAACTTTAACAAGGGCCATTGTTTTGCTGAACTGACAGCAAATAGTGTTTTAACTCTTTTCAGCTTTGGAGATGCTGTTGCTAAAAGCAAAAGGTCCCCTGAAAAGCTGTTTGTATTGCTTGACATGTATGAAGTAATGCGTGAACTTCAACCAGAG ATTGACGAAATATTTGAAGGCAAACCTTGCATTGAGATGCGGGAAGCTGCATCAAGCTTAACAAAGCGCTTGGCACAAACTGCTCAGGAGACATTTGCCGACTTTGAGGAGGCAGTTGAAAAAGATGCTTCAAAAACTATTGTTCAAGATGGAACCGTTCACCCTTTGACTAGCTATGTGATTAATTATGTTAAGTTCTTATTTGA TTATCAGTCAACCTTGAAGCTACTATTTCTGGAATTTGATAGTGGCACTGAGGCAGAATCTCAGCTTGCTGCTGTTACCACAAGGATAATGCAGGCCCTTCAGAATAACCTGGATGGAAAATCTAAACAGTATAAGGATCCTGCATTAACTTACTTATTTCTAATGAACAATGTCCACTATATGGTTAGATCTGTTCGCAG ATCAGAAGCAAAAGATATACTTGGTGATGACTGGATTCAGAGGCATCGCAGGATTGTGCAGCAAAATGCCAATCAGTATAAACGTGTTGCTTGGGCAAAG ATTCTTCAGACACTTTCTGTCCAAGGAGCGGGCAGCAGTGGTGACCTTAGCAGTAGTGGAGTCTCAAGAGCTATGATCAAAGAACG GTTTAAGTCTTTCAACATGCAATTTGAAGAGCTTCATGCAAAGCAATCACAGTGGATTGTACCTGATCAAGAACTGCGAGAATCCTTGAGGCTTGCTGTAGCCGAAGTTCTGTTGCCAGCCTATAGATCTTTTATCAAACGCTTTGG TAATCTTGTGGAGAACAACAAGAACCCGCAGAAGTACGTCCGGTACAGCCCAGAAGCCGTGGACCAACTTCTAGGCCAGTTCTTCGAAGGACAGCAATGGGCAGAGCAAAAGCGCTGA
- the LOC120684501 gene encoding two-component response regulator-like PRR95 isoform X2: protein MSPDADAGGGAAAAGGGGGGEAAGASSSPASAAAARWDQILPRRSLRVLLVEHDDSTRQVVTALLRKCGYRVAAVADGMKAWEVMRGRAYAFDLVLTEVAMPSLSGIQLLARIVAADECKNIPVIMMSSQDSIGTVLKCMQKGAVDFLVKPVRKNELRNLWQHVWRRHAMNSQTYLSENNAASNHISANVANGSKAGENSDEESDAQSFGSKRDTEIQSVEKLPDTRADEGADPSRKSKLQNESYDGVNTKYHVSKDSDDAPSGSEKNVRSKGLNGITSAKVAEQIMDNALRIADASSRRPSNLGKDLAMAQPTADGQCKSSVMERNAPTGSNLGEKSKGAAISHAKSCPPQFLETNLGKQHHLSGYKTQEFREKDIFNHSNSSAFSRYQFFPSLCITRQEPVHDKDPVSQPSGVLPPHEHNTGESTRQARIPLDSSTEGAAVLCSSSAREDPGASSSSHRQDSMSHPSYGFIPLPIPVGAAMPYHYGVILQPVYYPQAPRMHCDSAGINKATIQHSSGQSKYHENRNIPSQVDEHRQSEENQQLHHSRQILRESGELIDLARAHVEHVNQSASCSQDVRKGSVCTGSGEADINTNTMVALESGNESGVQNCYNNGLDSDRSRRDAALMKFRMKRKDRCFEKKVRYHSRKKLAEQRPRVKGQFVSQKLKSATTADAETDS from the exons ATGTCACCCGACGCGGACGCCGGCGGTGGGGCCGCGGCtgccggcgggggagggggcggggagGCTGCCGGCGCGTCGTCGTCCcccgcgtccgcggcggcggcgcggtgggacCAGATCCtcccgcgccgctcgctccGCGTCCTCCTCGTCGAGCACGACGACTCCACGCGCCAGGTCGTCACCGCGCTCCTCCGCAAGTGCGGCTACCGCG tggccgcggtcgccgacgggaTGAAGGCGTGGGAGGTCATGCGGGGGCGCGCCTACGCCTTCGACCTCGTGCTCACCGAGGTCGCCATGCCCTCGCTCTCCGGCATCCAGCTGCTCGCCAGGAtcgtcgccgccgacgagtGCAAGAACATCCCAGTCATCA TGATGTCGTCACAAGATTCTATTGGTACGGTGCTCAAGTGCATGCAGAAGGGTGCAGTGGACTTCCTTGTAAAACCAGTGAGAAAGAATGAGCTGCGTAACTTATGGCAGCATGTATGGAGGCGGCATGCA ATGAATAGCCAAACATATTTATCGGAAAATAATGCAGCCAGCAATCATATAAGTGCCAATGTTGCTAATGGTTCAAAGGCAGGGGAAAACAGCGATGAGGAAAGTGATGCCCAA AGCTTTGGTAGCAAGAGGGATACTGAAATTCAGAGTGTTGAGAAGTTGCCAGATACTCGTGCAGATGAAGGGGCTGATCCCTCCAGAAAAAGTAAACTACAAAATGAGTCTTACGATGGAGTAAACACAAAGTATCATGTGTCAAAAGATAGCGATG ATGCCCCAAGTGGAAGTGAGAAGAATGTGCGTTCGAAAGGCCTTAATGGTATTACTTCAGCCAAGGTTGCTGAGCAAATAATGGATAATGCCTTGAGGATTGCTGATGCAAGTTCACGTCGACCAAGCAATCTTGGCAAAGACTTGGCTATGGCCCAACCAACAGCTGATGGACAATGTAAATCTTCAGTCATGGAACGAAATGCTCCCACAGGAAGTAACCTTGGTGAAAAATCAAAGGGTGCTGCAATAAGTCATGCTAAATCTTGTCCGCCCCAATTTCTAGAGACCAACTTAGGAAAGCAACACCATCTTAGTGGTTACAAAACCCAAGAGTTCAGGGAAAAAGATATCTTCAATCACTCGAATTCCTCTGCCTTTTCAAGGTAC CAGTTTTTCCCTTCTCTCTGCATAACTCGTCAAGAACCTGTTCATGACAAGGACCCAGTTTCCCAACCCAGTGGGGTGTTACCTCCCCATGAACATAATACAGGTGAGAGTACAAGGCAAGCTCGGATTCCTTTGGACAGTAGCACAGAGGGAGCTGCTGTACTGTGTTCCAGTAGTGCTAGAGAAGATCCAGGTGCAAGCAGTTCCTCCCATAGACAGGACAGTATGAGCCATCCTTCATATGGGTTCATACCTCTTCCAATTCCTGTTGGTGCTGCGATGCCTTACCATTATGGTGTAATTCTGCAGCCAGTATACTACCCGCAGGCTCCTCGTATGCATTGTGATTCAGCTGGCATCAACAAGGCAACTATTCAGCACTCCTCTGGTCAATCGAAATACCATGAAAATCGTAATATACCTTCTCAGGTTGATGAACACAGACAGTCGGAGGAAAATCAGCAGTTGCATCATTCAAGACAAATTCTCAGAGAATCAGGAGAACTAATTGACTTGGCGAGAGCTCATGTGGAGCACGTCAACCAGAGTGCTAGCTGCAGCCAGGATGTACGTAAAGGAAGTGTATGCACCGGTAGCGGCGAAGCTGACATTAATACAAATACAATGGTTGCCCTAGAAAGTGGTAACGAAAGTGGTGTCCAGAACTGCTATAATAATGGGTTGGATAGTGACCGGTCTCGCCGTGATGCTGCCTTGATGAAGTTTCGCATGAAAAGGAAAGATAGATGCTTCGAAAAAAAG GTTAGATATCATAGCAGGAAAAAGCTTGCAGAGCAAAGACCAAGAGTTAAGGGGCAGTTTGTGAGCCAAAAGCTGAAATCAGCTACAACAGCGGATGCGGAAACTGACTCATGA
- the LOC120684501 gene encoding two-component response regulator-like APRR3 isoform X1, with translation MSPDADAGGGAAAAGGGGGGEAAGASSSPASAAAARWDQILPRRSLRVLLVEHDDSTRQVVTALLRKCGYRVAAVADGMKAWEVMRGRAYAFDLVLTEVAMPSLSGIQLLARIVAADECKNIPVIMMSSQDSIGTVLKCMQKGAVDFLVKPVRKNELRNLWQHVWRRHAMNSQTYLSENNAASNHISANVANGSKAGENSDEESDAQSFGSKRDTEIQSVEKLPDTRADEGADPSRKSKLQNESYDGVNTKYHVSKDSDDAPSGSEKNVRSKGLNGITSAKVAEQIMDNALRIADASSRRPSNLGKDLAMAQPTADGQCKSSVMERNAPTGSNLGEKSKGAAISHAKSCPPQFLETNLGKQHHLSGYKTQEFREKDIFNHSNSSAFSRYGNKRIEPSAEHQFFPSLCITRQEPVHDKDPVSQPSGVLPPHEHNTGESTRQARIPLDSSTEGAAVLCSSSAREDPGASSSSHRQDSMSHPSYGFIPLPIPVGAAMPYHYGVILQPVYYPQAPRMHCDSAGINKATIQHSSGQSKYHENRNIPSQVDEHRQSEENQQLHHSRQILRESGELIDLARAHVEHVNQSASCSQDVRKGSVCTGSGEADINTNTMVALESGNESGVQNCYNNGLDSDRSRRDAALMKFRMKRKDRCFEKKVRYHSRKKLAEQRPRVKGQFVSQKLKSATTADAETDS, from the exons ATGTCACCCGACGCGGACGCCGGCGGTGGGGCCGCGGCtgccggcgggggagggggcggggagGCTGCCGGCGCGTCGTCGTCCcccgcgtccgcggcggcggcgcggtgggacCAGATCCtcccgcgccgctcgctccGCGTCCTCCTCGTCGAGCACGACGACTCCACGCGCCAGGTCGTCACCGCGCTCCTCCGCAAGTGCGGCTACCGCG tggccgcggtcgccgacgggaTGAAGGCGTGGGAGGTCATGCGGGGGCGCGCCTACGCCTTCGACCTCGTGCTCACCGAGGTCGCCATGCCCTCGCTCTCCGGCATCCAGCTGCTCGCCAGGAtcgtcgccgccgacgagtGCAAGAACATCCCAGTCATCA TGATGTCGTCACAAGATTCTATTGGTACGGTGCTCAAGTGCATGCAGAAGGGTGCAGTGGACTTCCTTGTAAAACCAGTGAGAAAGAATGAGCTGCGTAACTTATGGCAGCATGTATGGAGGCGGCATGCA ATGAATAGCCAAACATATTTATCGGAAAATAATGCAGCCAGCAATCATATAAGTGCCAATGTTGCTAATGGTTCAAAGGCAGGGGAAAACAGCGATGAGGAAAGTGATGCCCAA AGCTTTGGTAGCAAGAGGGATACTGAAATTCAGAGTGTTGAGAAGTTGCCAGATACTCGTGCAGATGAAGGGGCTGATCCCTCCAGAAAAAGTAAACTACAAAATGAGTCTTACGATGGAGTAAACACAAAGTATCATGTGTCAAAAGATAGCGATG ATGCCCCAAGTGGAAGTGAGAAGAATGTGCGTTCGAAAGGCCTTAATGGTATTACTTCAGCCAAGGTTGCTGAGCAAATAATGGATAATGCCTTGAGGATTGCTGATGCAAGTTCACGTCGACCAAGCAATCTTGGCAAAGACTTGGCTATGGCCCAACCAACAGCTGATGGACAATGTAAATCTTCAGTCATGGAACGAAATGCTCCCACAGGAAGTAACCTTGGTGAAAAATCAAAGGGTGCTGCAATAAGTCATGCTAAATCTTGTCCGCCCCAATTTCTAGAGACCAACTTAGGAAAGCAACACCATCTTAGTGGTTACAAAACCCAAGAGTTCAGGGAAAAAGATATCTTCAATCACTCGAATTCCTCTGCCTTTTCAAG ATATGGCAATAAAAGGATAGAGCCGTCAGCTGAGCACCAGTTTTTCCCTTCTCTCTGCATAACTCGTCAAGAACCTGTTCATGACAAGGACCCAGTTTCCCAACCCAGTGGGGTGTTACCTCCCCATGAACATAATACAGGTGAGAGTACAAGGCAAGCTCGGATTCCTTTGGACAGTAGCACAGAGGGAGCTGCTGTACTGTGTTCCAGTAGTGCTAGAGAAGATCCAGGTGCAAGCAGTTCCTCCCATAGACAGGACAGTATGAGCCATCCTTCATATGGGTTCATACCTCTTCCAATTCCTGTTGGTGCTGCGATGCCTTACCATTATGGTGTAATTCTGCAGCCAGTATACTACCCGCAGGCTCCTCGTATGCATTGTGATTCAGCTGGCATCAACAAGGCAACTATTCAGCACTCCTCTGGTCAATCGAAATACCATGAAAATCGTAATATACCTTCTCAGGTTGATGAACACAGACAGTCGGAGGAAAATCAGCAGTTGCATCATTCAAGACAAATTCTCAGAGAATCAGGAGAACTAATTGACTTGGCGAGAGCTCATGTGGAGCACGTCAACCAGAGTGCTAGCTGCAGCCAGGATGTACGTAAAGGAAGTGTATGCACCGGTAGCGGCGAAGCTGACATTAATACAAATACAATGGTTGCCCTAGAAAGTGGTAACGAAAGTGGTGTCCAGAACTGCTATAATAATGGGTTGGATAGTGACCGGTCTCGCCGTGATGCTGCCTTGATGAAGTTTCGCATGAAAAGGAAAGATAGATGCTTCGAAAAAAAG GTTAGATATCATAGCAGGAAAAAGCTTGCAGAGCAAAGACCAAGAGTTAAGGGGCAGTTTGTGAGCCAAAAGCTGAAATCAGCTACAACAGCGGATGCGGAAACTGACTCATGA
- the LOC120684503 gene encoding classical arabinogalactan protein 9-like, with amino-acid sequence MEGRRGAAVLAWAMAWLVACAGVVAGDDQQGEPAAGGPPDTNQLCVSKCGTCPTVCTSAPPTILPMTAPPPPSLALLPLSAPPPPYLELVLPPPPPSGDASDVLPPLTPMTSPPESPCSTPPDSEPPPSSSPSEPPPSPPPPPPPKSSGGDGSSGSHFSSPPSSSNPYYYLYLSGGAKARGGASTSACTALVLAALMPLVALFK; translated from the coding sequence ATGGAGGGGAGACGAGGAGCTGCGGTGCTGGCGTGGGCGATGGCGTGGCTGGTGGCGTGCGCGGGCGTCGTCGCCGGGGACGACCAGCAGGGCGAGCCAGCGGCGGGAGGCCCGCCGGACACGAACCAGCTGTGCGTGAGCAAGTGCGGGACGTGCCCGACGGTGTGCacgtcggcgccgccgacgaTCCTGCCGATgaccgcgcccccgccgccgtccctcgcgctgctgccgctgtccgcgccgccgccgccgtacctgGAGctggtgctgccgccgccgccgccgtcgggggaCGCGTCCGACGTGCTGCCTCCGCTCACGCCGATGACGTCTCCGCCGGAGTCCCCGTGCTCGACGCCGCCGGACTCGGAGCCTCCTccgtcctcgtcgccgtcggagcctcccccgtcaccgccgcccccaccgccacccaagagcagcggcggcgacggtagCAGCGGATCGCACTTCTCGtccccgccgtcgtcgtccaacCCGTACTACTACCTGTACCTCTCCGGCGGCGCcaaggcccgcggcggcgcgtcgacAAGCGCTTGCACGGCGCTAGTCCTCGCCGCGCTCATGCCCCTCGTCGCCTTGTTCAAGTGA
- the LOC120686890 gene encoding apoptosis-inducing factor homolog B-like, whose amino-acid sequence MLRSTGDRVVIVGGGIAGALLAKTLQNHADVVLIDPKEYFEIPWANLRAKVDPAAVERTVIPHADYLTHAKVVTAFAVGIDDSVVLTSIGRAVAYDFLVIATGRTCNRPQKQSDRLEMFQRDKERIDAAESVLVVGGGPIGVELAAEIVMKSPEKRVTIVHGGPRLLKVMGARASAKALEWLRSKHVTVLLDQTVDLAGATPETRVFTTSAGETVEADCHFVCTGRPVASGWLRDSFLRDHLDEEGHVRVDDHLRVGGLKNVFAVGDITDVPEAKQGHLAQRQAMVVSRNLRLLVKGACREEKLHRYKPCPRASITVTLGRRDALAELPFMTLIGHIPGAVKPRDLFITRTRRMMGLKSKPYGTMPRVM is encoded by the exons ATGCTGCGGTCCACCGGCGACCGCGTCGTCATCGTGGGCGGCGGCATCGCCGGCGCCCTCCTCGCCAAGACGCTCCAGAACCACGCGGACGTCGTCCTCATCGACCC GAAGGAGTACTTCGAGATCCCGTGGGCGAACCTGCGCGCCAAGGTGGACCCGGCGGCCGTGGAGCGCACGGTGATCCCGCACGCCGACTACCTGACGCACGCCAAGGTGGTGACCGCCTTCGCCGTCGGCATCGACGACTCCGTCGTGCTCACCTCCATCGGCCGCGCCGTGGCCTACGACTTCCTGGTCATCGCGACGGGCCGCACCTGCAACCGGCCGCAGAAGCAGTCGGACCGGCTGGAGATGTTCCAGCGCGACAAGGAGCGCATCGACGCCGCCGAGTCGGTGCtggtcgtcggcggcgggccCATCGGCGTGGAGCTGGCGGCGGAGATCGTGATGAAGAGCCCCGAGAAGCGCGTGACCATCGTCCACGGCGGGCCGCGGCTGCTCAAGGTGATGGGCGCGCGCGCGTCGGCCAAGGCGCTCGAGTGGCTCCGGTCCAAGCACGTGACCGTGCTGCTCGACCAGACCGTGGACCTCGCCGGCGCCACCCCGGAGACGCGGGTCTTCACGACGTCCGCCGGGGAGACGGTGGAGGCGGACTGCCACTTCGTGTGCACGGGCCGGCCCGTGGCGTCCGGGTGGCTCCGGGACTCGTTCCTCAGGGACCACCTGGACGAGGAGGGCCACGTCCGGGTGGACGACCACCTGCGCGTGGGCGGGCTCAAGAACGTGTTCGCCGTCGGCGACATCACCGACGTCCCGGAGGCGAAGCAGGGCCACCTGGCGCAGCGGCAGGCCATGGTGGTGTCCCGGAACCTGCGGCTGCTGGTGAAGGGCGCCTGCAGGGAGGAGAAGCTGCACCGGTACAAGCCGTGCCCCAGGGCGTCCATCACCGTCACGCTCGGCCGCCGCGACGCGCTGGCGGAGCTGCCCTTCATGACGCTCATCGGCCACATCCCCGGCGCCGTCAAGCCCCGGGACCTCTTCATCACCAGGACGCGCAGGATGATGGGGCTCAAGAGCAAACCCTACGGCACCATGCCGCGCGTCATGTGA